Proteins from a single region of Candidatus Saccharibacteria bacterium:
- a CDS encoding DUF11 domain-containing protein: MTTTKLVLSAAIIGVVVMATFATTAFAWHPKGVITKKVQNVTSSSVLSEADTAAQAVAAKPGDTLKYVIEIRNDGAPDSKGYNDMAKTVMTDTLPAGIELISNPAQRTITENIGLIKPGQKVTKEYLVKVTSKTDGSITNTACFTGDSTVNDSPQKGCNPAVVTVTVPEEPKTPEVPVVVTKPKTPATPVAMPAELPKTGAGEDMLVSVFALGIVSYLAYRFIQSKRELTNAQLNVR, translated from the coding sequence ATGACTACAACGAAACTAGTTCTTAGTGCAGCTATCATAGGCGTTGTTGTAATGGCAACATTTGCAACGACAGCATTTGCTTGGCATCCAAAGGGTGTTATTACCAAAAAAGTTCAGAATGTTACATCTAGTAGTGTTCTTAGCGAGGCCGACACGGCAGCTCAGGCTGTTGCGGCAAAACCAGGGGACACCTTAAAGTACGTGATTGAAATCCGTAATGATGGCGCACCCGACAGCAAAGGCTATAACGACATGGCAAAGACTGTTATGACCGATACGCTTCCTGCGGGTATTGAGCTTATCAGTAATCCTGCCCAGCGCACGATTACCGAAAACATCGGTCTTATAAAGCCAGGCCAAAAGGTCACTAAAGAGTATCTTGTTAAGGTAACGAGCAAAACCGACGGTTCAATTACCAATACAGCTTGTTTTACGGGTGATAGTACTGTTAACGACAGCCCACAAAAAGGCTGTAACCCTGCCGTAGTGACCGTCACTGTTCCCGAGGAGCCTAAAACTCCCGAGGTGCCTGTGGTTGTGACAAAGCCAAAAACTCCTGCAACTCCTGTTGCAATGCCTGCCGAACTACCTAAAACTGGTGCCGGCGAGGATATGCTTGTGAGCGTCTTTGCTCTTGGTATTGTAAGCTACCTTGCGTACCGATTTATCCAGTCGAAGCGCGAACTTACGAATGCTCAGTTGAACGTTCGATAG